From the genome of Globicephala melas chromosome 14, mGloMel1.2, whole genome shotgun sequence, one region includes:
- the STX11 gene encoding syntaxin-11 yields the protein MKDRLVELVELTKRYEQQFPDKDNEFDSPPEDIVFETDHILESLYRDIQDLQDENQQLTYDVKRLGKQNTRFLTSMRRLSSIKRDTNSIAKDIKARGESIHRKLSAMKALSEVAEAQHGAHSAVARIARAQYSALTLPFQAAMLEYNQAEMKQRENCKIRIQRQLEIMGKDVSGDQIEDMFEQGKWDVFSENLLADVKGARAALNEIESRHREMLRLESRIRDLHDLFLQMAMLVEQQADTLDVIEFNVQKTLDYTGQAKVQVSKAVQYKKKNPCRTVCCFCCPCLN from the coding sequence ATGAAGGACCGGCTAGTAGAACTTGTGGAGTTAACCAAGCGGTATGAACAGCAGTTCCCAGACAAGGACAATGAATTTGACTCGCCCCCCGAGGATATCGTGTTCGAGACGGACCACATCCTGGAATCCTTGTACCGAGACATCCAGGACCTTCAGGATGAAAACCAGCAGCTAACTTACGACGTGAAGCGGCTGGGAAAGCAGAACACCCGCTTCCTCACGTCCATGAGGCGCCTCAGCAGCATCAAGCGGGACACCAACTCGATTGCCAAGGACATCAAGGCCCGGGGCGAGAGCATCCACCGCAAGCTGAGCGCCATGAAGGCGCTGAGCGAGGTCGCAGAGGCCCAGCACGGCGCGCACTCGGCCGTGGCGCGCATCGCGCGCGCACAGTACAGCGCTCTCACCCTCCCGTTCCAGGCCGCCATGCTCGAGTACAACCAGGCCGAGATGAAGCAGCGCGAAAACTGCAAGATCCGCATCCAGCGCCAGCTGGAGATCATGGGCAAGGACGTGTCGGGCGACCAGATCGAGGACATGTTCGAACAAGGCAAGTGGGACGTGTTCTCAGAGAACCTGCTGGCTGACGTGAAGGGCGCGCGGGCGGCCCTCAACGAGATCGAGAGCCGCCACCGCGAGATGCTGCGGCTGGAGAGCCGCATCCGCGACCTGCACGACCTCTTCCTGCAGATGGCCATGCTGGTGGAGCAGCAGGCTGACACCCTGGACGTCATCGAGTTCAACGTGCAGAAGACCCTCGACTACACCGGCCAGGCCAAGGTGCAGGTGAGCAAGGCCGTGCAGTACAAGAAGAAGAACCCCTGCCGGACcgtctgctgcttctgctgccccTGCCTCAACTAG